A stretch of Malus sylvestris chromosome 11, drMalSylv7.2, whole genome shotgun sequence DNA encodes these proteins:
- the LOC126589999 gene encoding uncharacterized protein LOC126589999: protein MNIGTKTNVSEARAYLTNERKYKGKNPHLKCQHCNYTGHVKETCWILHPELKPDLMKDNKGFQKLNRATHRANHASTSTLNRFDTLKSFIANLIALINEFAAYLRSKKGGTESDQTISFEDGNSTALLGKFAGFWADTKHIRQEDMQGLCHQEDDW, encoded by the exons ATGAACATTGGTACAAAGACCAATGTATCTGAAGCTAGGGCCTATCTAACCAacgaaagaaaatacaaagggaagaatCCACACTTGAAGTGCCAACACTGCAACTATACCGGTCATGTTAAAGAGACATGTTGGATTTTACATCCAGAATTAAAACCTGATTTAATGAAGGACAACAAGGGCTTTCAGAAGCTGAACCGAGCTACACATAGAGCCAACCATGCATCTACCTCAACCTTAAATAGGTTTGACACACTTAAGAGCTTCATAGCAAATCTGATTGCACTCATAAATGAGTTCGCAGCGTATCTTCGAAGCAAGAAAGGAGGGACTGAAAGTGATCAAACAATCAGTTTTGAAGATGGAAACTCGACAGCTTTGCTAGGCAAGTTTGCTGGTTTCTGGGCAGACACTAAACACATACGTCAAGAAGACATGCAAG GATTGTGTCACCAAGAAGACGATTGGTGA